From the Octadecabacter antarcticus 307 genome, one window contains:
- a CDS encoding ATP-dependent zinc protease family protein, with translation MIKKLKPKAPKPELVVIGWIEHIDLPNIGLMNIRTKIDTGARTSALHATQIEQFSRDDTPWVRFHVKITETEDGVDIEAPIYDIRHIKNTGGVPEERVVIRTTFQLGGRSWPITVSLTDRASMTFAMIVGRTALKGQNIAVHTRKAHLASFSNKQRRPKTKLIEDAPQ, from the coding sequence ATGATTAAAAAACTCAAACCGAAGGCGCCAAAGCCAGAATTGGTGGTGATCGGATGGATCGAACATATCGATTTGCCTAATATTGGCCTGATGAATATCCGCACAAAAATCGACACTGGCGCGCGGACATCCGCGCTGCATGCAACGCAGATTGAACAGTTTAGTCGTGATGACACACCGTGGGTGCGATTCCACGTGAAGATCACAGAAACCGAAGACGGCGTAGATATTGAGGCACCAATCTATGACATTCGCCACATTAAAAACACCGGCGGTGTGCCGGAAGAACGCGTTGTAATCCGCACGACCTTCCAGCTTGGTGGTCGCAGCTGGCCCATCACCGTGTCATTGACAGACCGCGCAAGTATGACATTCGCGATGATCGTCGGGCGCACAGCGCTTAAGGGGCAAAACATCGCCGTCCACACGCGCAAAGCGCATTTGGCGTCGTTTTCCAACAAACAACGTCGCCCAAAAACCAAGTTGATAGAGGACGCCCCGCAATGA
- a CDS encoding GMC family oxidoreductase, with translation MTFDFVIVGGGSAGSTLATRLSEDPNVSVCLLEAGGKGTSILLRAPAGAVAAVPGYGKLFNWAFKTVPQSGLNGRRGYQPRGRVLGGSSAINAMLYVRGHKSDYDDWAALGCDGWSWNDCLPYFKKSENNERGGDDFHGASGPLQVSNQKSPRPITHAFVQAAANRQVRHREDFNKGDTEGVGLYQVTQFRGGAKNGERCSAATGYLHPVMDRANLTVITKARATKILFDDKRAVGVAYCQGRTDKEVRASKEVILATGALQSPQLLQLSGVGRSQDITPHGINMVHELRGVGQNLQDHLDFTLTYKTNDTDNLGIGLAGAVRLTAAMFKWWRTGTGMIATPFAEGGAFLKTDPALDRPDIQLHFVISILDDHARRLHLGYGYSCHVCALRPHSRGTVFLQSGDPLADPGIDPNFLSDRRDLETTIKGAKLSREILQTEPLASYAKRELFDVTDNMTDAQWEQHIRARADTIYHPVGTCKMGTDDMAVVDPQLKVHGLQGLRVVDASIMPTLIGGNTNAPTIMIAEKCAYMIKADYAP, from the coding sequence ATGACATTCGATTTTGTGATCGTGGGTGGCGGGTCGGCTGGATCGACCTTGGCTACACGCCTGTCTGAGGACCCAAACGTCAGCGTTTGCCTGCTTGAGGCGGGCGGCAAAGGCACCAGCATTCTGTTGCGTGCACCAGCCGGGGCGGTCGCGGCAGTGCCCGGATATGGAAAGCTGTTCAACTGGGCGTTCAAAACCGTACCACAATCGGGCCTGAACGGGCGTCGCGGGTACCAACCGCGCGGTCGCGTACTTGGCGGGTCATCTGCAATCAACGCCATGCTGTATGTGCGCGGCCATAAATCAGATTACGACGACTGGGCCGCCCTTGGGTGTGACGGTTGGTCATGGAACGACTGCCTGCCGTATTTCAAGAAATCCGAAAACAATGAACGCGGCGGCGACGATTTTCATGGCGCGTCCGGTCCGCTACAAGTGTCCAATCAGAAAAGCCCACGCCCGATTACGCATGCCTTTGTGCAAGCAGCCGCCAACAGACAGGTCCGCCACCGCGAGGATTTCAACAAGGGCGACACCGAAGGGGTAGGCCTTTATCAAGTGACACAATTTCGCGGCGGGGCCAAGAACGGCGAGCGCTGCTCGGCCGCTACGGGGTATCTGCATCCGGTGATGGACCGCGCGAACCTGACGGTCATCACAAAAGCCCGCGCAACTAAGATCCTGTTTGACGATAAGCGAGCCGTCGGCGTGGCCTATTGTCAGGGCCGCACGGATAAAGAAGTGCGCGCCAGCAAAGAGGTGATCCTTGCAACCGGCGCGCTGCAATCGCCGCAATTGTTACAGCTGTCCGGCGTTGGACGGTCGCAGGATATCACCCCGCATGGTATCAATATGGTGCATGAACTGCGCGGCGTCGGGCAAAACCTGCAAGACCATCTGGATTTCACGCTGACCTATAAGACCAACGACACCGATAATCTTGGGATCGGACTTGCAGGTGCGGTGCGGTTAACGGCGGCGATGTTCAAATGGTGGCGCACAGGCACGGGCATGATCGCCACGCCGTTTGCAGAAGGTGGGGCGTTTCTGAAAACTGACCCGGCACTGGATCGCCCCGACATCCAGCTGCATTTCGTTATTTCCATCTTGGATGATCACGCGCGGCGCTTGCATCTGGGCTATGGCTACAGCTGCCATGTGTGCGCGTTGCGCCCACACAGCCGTGGCACAGTGTTCTTGCAAAGCGGCGATCCCTTGGCTGATCCCGGCATTGATCCGAATTTCCTGTCCGATCGCCGCGATCTGGAAACCACGATCAAGGGCGCGAAATTATCCCGCGAGATTTTGCAAACCGAACCGCTGGCAAGCTACGCCAAACGCGAGCTTTTTGACGTCACGGACAACATGACGGACGCACAATGGGAACAGCACATCCGCGCCCGCGCCGACACGATTTACCACCCCGTCGGCACCTGCAAAATGGGCACAGACGACATGGCGGTCGTCGATCCTCAGCTAAAGGTTCATGGCCTGCAAGGGCTGCGTGTCGTCGATGCGTCGATCATGCCGACACTGATAGGGGGCAACACCAATGCACCAACAATAATGATCGCTGAAAAATGCGCCTACATGATCAAGGCCGACTACGCGCCGTAA
- a CDS encoding AMP-binding enzyme has protein sequence MQGYLNNANATVETITDDGWLRTGDIARIDSDGYMFIVDRLKELIKYKGFQVAPAELEATLIAMDGVTDAAIIGLPNDEAGELPIAFVIGADGGPDEATIHAHFQANLATYKQLHQIRFVDEIQKSASGKILRRLLRDQVAAED, from the coding sequence ATGCAGGGCTACCTTAATAACGCCAACGCGACTGTCGAAACGATCACCGATGACGGTTGGCTGCGCACCGGTGATATCGCGCGCATTGACAGCGATGGCTACATGTTCATCGTCGATCGCCTGAAAGAGTTAATTAAATACAAAGGCTTCCAAGTCGCCCCTGCGGAACTGGAGGCCACGCTGATCGCAATGGACGGCGTAACGGACGCCGCCATTATCGGACTACCGAATGATGAGGCAGGCGAATTGCCGATTGCATTTGTGATCGGTGCCGACGGTGGGCCGGATGAGGCAACTATTCATGCCCATTTTCAAGCGAACCTCGCGACGTATAAGCAGCTACACCAGATCAGATTTGTGGATGAGATTCAGAAATCAGCGTCCGGTAAAATCCTGCGGCGGCTGCTGCGCGATCAAGTTGCGGCGGAAGATTAG
- a CDS encoding LysR family transcriptional regulator, whose amino-acid sequence MIDKLEMFIALAREEHFGRAALAQGVAQPTLSAAIKQLEDQLGVMLVWRGSRYRGLTPEGQRALVWARQIVGDARTLRQEMRVARMGLSGDLRLAVIPTALTVVAELTAEFGDAHPNVRFSVQSKTSAQILSMLDNLEIDAGLTYLDNEPLGRVTTVPLYAERYVLVAKAGHPLLAGPVKWGDLGGVPLCLLTPDMQNRRIITQHLLQAGVEVTPQIEASSIVVLVSHVVRSNLATILPIRAAEIFLKGDDLGAVPLIDPDASHVVGLVAPHREPFTPVLAALLGHARSLSELDHS is encoded by the coding sequence ATGATCGACAAACTTGAAATGTTCATTGCTCTCGCGCGCGAGGAACACTTTGGCCGCGCCGCACTCGCACAGGGGGTCGCGCAACCGACGCTGTCTGCAGCGATCAAACAGCTTGAAGACCAGCTTGGCGTGATGCTGGTCTGGCGCGGGTCGCGCTACCGCGGCCTCACGCCCGAGGGGCAACGCGCCTTGGTCTGGGCGCGCCAGATCGTTGGTGATGCGCGCACTTTAAGGCAAGAAATGCGCGTTGCACGGATGGGTCTGTCAGGTGATTTGCGGCTGGCCGTCATCCCGACCGCGTTGACCGTCGTGGCCGAACTGACGGCAGAGTTTGGCGATGCACATCCGAATGTGCGATTTTCTGTGCAATCCAAGACGTCTGCGCAAATCCTGTCTATGCTCGACAACCTCGAAATTGATGCGGGGCTGACATATCTGGACAATGAACCACTTGGCCGCGTGACGACTGTGCCGTTGTATGCCGAACGTTATGTATTGGTCGCCAAGGCAGGTCATCCGCTGTTGGCGGGACCGGTTAAATGGGGCGATTTGGGCGGGGTGCCGCTGTGTCTGCTGACGCCGGATATGCAGAACCGCCGCATCATCACGCAGCATTTGTTGCAAGCCGGGGTCGAGGTCACGCCGCAAATCGAAGCATCGTCAATCGTTGTCCTCGTGAGCCACGTTGTGCGCAGCAATCTGGCAACGATTCTCCCGATCCGCGCAGCTGAGATTTTTCTGAAGGGTGACGATCTGGGTGCAGTACCGCTGATTGATCCCGACGCCAGCCATGTCGTCGGCCTCGTGGCACCGCACCGCGAACCCTTTACCCCTGTTCTCGCGGCTCTTTTGGGCCATGCGAGGTCGCTTTCGGAACTTGACCACAGTTGA
- a CDS encoding STAS domain-containing protein, which translates to MTDEIQPDINITSTNAAVTMTLRGAITLPYVTQLVADFATLPMDRTVHADLSGVTRFDTSAA; encoded by the coding sequence ATGACCGACGAAATTCAACCAGATATAAACATTACATCAACCAACGCCGCCGTCACGATGACCCTGCGCGGCGCGATAACGTTGCCCTATGTCACCCAACTTGTAGCTGATTTTGCAACATTGCCGATGGACCGTACAGTGCATGCCGATTTGTCCGGCGTCACACGGTTTGACACCAGTGCGGCGTGA
- a CDS encoding formate dehydrogenase subunit gamma translates to MADAATTEIMQDILARHSVQEGPLLPILHSVQAEFGFIPSDVVQIIADHQNITRAEVHGVISFYHDFRDAPAGKHTIKICRAEACQAVGSNALSKRVLEKLGVDWGGTTANGAVTIEAVYCLGLCACGPAAMVDNKVVGRVDAAKLDKLLAEAGA, encoded by the coding sequence ATGGCCGACGCAGCGACCACCGAAATTATGCAAGACATTCTTGCCCGCCACAGCGTGCAAGAAGGCCCGCTTTTGCCAATTTTGCATAGCGTTCAGGCAGAATTCGGGTTCATCCCAAGCGACGTGGTGCAGATCATTGCAGACCACCAAAATATCACCCGGGCCGAAGTGCACGGTGTGATTTCGTTTTATCATGATTTCCGTGATGCCCCGGCGGGCAAACATACCATCAAGATTTGTCGCGCTGAGGCGTGTCAGGCGGTTGGGTCCAATGCGTTGTCCAAGCGTGTCTTGGAAAAGCTCGGCGTCGACTGGGGTGGCACCACAGCGAACGGGGCTGTCACAATCGAAGCGGTCTACTGTCTTGGTCTATGCGCCTGTGGGCCTGCGGCGATGGTTGACAATAAGGTCGTCGGACGGGTCGATGCTGCCAAGCTGGACAAGCTTTTAGCTGAGGCAGGCGCATGA
- a CDS encoding formate dehydrogenase beta subunit, whose protein sequence is MKIYVPLDSAAKALGADDVAATIRSQAAIRGLDVNLIRTGSRGMIWREPLVEIETDQGRVGYVAVDIADVPALLDGTLESIGLVDELDWMKGQTRLTFQRCGVIDPLSLPDYEAHGGLVGLRRAIAMTPADIVGEVTTSGLRGRGGAGFPTGIKWNTVLGAKADQKYIVCNADEGDSGTFADRMIMEGDPFTLIEGMIIAGLAVEATKGYVYLRSEYPDAIDIMDKAVVLARHAGLLGADVLGSGRSFDMEIRVGAGAYVCGEETSLLNSLEGKRGVVRAKPPLPALEGFLGKPTVVNNVISLATVPVVMEKGAQHYADFGLGRSKGTIPIQIAGNVKFGGLYETAFGMPLGDLVDKVAGGSLSGRPVKAVQVGGPLGAYMPRSKFETPFGYEEFDGQGGLIGHAGMVVFDDSIDMLGMARFAMEFCAVESCGKCTPCRIGAVRGVETIDRIGKGDTAAIELLEDLCETMKDGSLCALGGFTPFPVLSALHNFPDDFAAKKEAAE, encoded by the coding sequence ATGAAGATTTACGTTCCTCTTGATAGTGCCGCCAAGGCGCTGGGTGCAGACGACGTGGCGGCCACGATCCGCAGCCAAGCTGCGATCCGTGGCCTTGATGTCAACCTCATCCGCACCGGCAGCCGCGGCATGATCTGGCGTGAGCCATTGGTTGAAATTGAAACTGATCAGGGACGCGTTGGCTACGTCGCCGTGGACATCGCCGATGTGCCTGCGTTGCTGGACGGTACGCTCGAAAGCATTGGGCTGGTCGACGAATTGGACTGGATGAAGGGCCAAACGCGTCTGACGTTCCAACGCTGTGGTGTCATTGACCCTTTGTCGTTGCCCGATTACGAAGCGCACGGGGGGCTTGTTGGTTTGCGCCGCGCAATTGCGATGACGCCAGCGGATATTGTCGGTGAAGTCACGACATCCGGTCTGCGCGGACGCGGCGGAGCCGGGTTCCCGACGGGCATCAAGTGGAACACGGTTCTGGGGGCGAAAGCCGATCAGAAATACATCGTGTGCAACGCTGATGAAGGTGACAGCGGCACGTTTGCCGATCGCATGATCATGGAAGGCGACCCATTCACCTTGATTGAGGGTATGATTATTGCGGGCCTCGCGGTTGAGGCGACGAAGGGCTACGTCTACCTGCGCTCCGAATATCCTGACGCCATTGATATCATGGACAAAGCAGTGGTTCTGGCGCGGCATGCGGGCCTCTTGGGTGCTGACGTCCTCGGCTCTGGACGTAGCTTTGACATGGAAATTCGCGTTGGCGCGGGGGCCTATGTTTGCGGTGAAGAAACCTCACTGTTGAATTCCCTCGAAGGCAAGCGCGGTGTGGTTCGTGCCAAGCCACCGCTGCCCGCGCTTGAAGGGTTTCTTGGTAAACCAACGGTCGTGAACAACGTCATTTCGCTGGCGACAGTGCCAGTGGTGATGGAAAAAGGTGCGCAACATTACGCGGACTTCGGCCTTGGCCGATCCAAGGGCACGATCCCGATCCAGATCGCGGGCAACGTTAAGTTTGGTGGCTTGTATGAGACAGCGTTTGGCATGCCGCTGGGCGATTTGGTCGACAAAGTCGCGGGTGGGTCGTTGTCTGGCCGCCCTGTGAAAGCCGTGCAAGTCGGCGGGCCACTTGGCGCGTATATGCCACGTTCAAAGTTTGAAACACCGTTCGGCTATGAAGAATTCGATGGGCAGGGCGGGCTGATCGGCCACGCCGGAATGGTTGTTTTTGATGACAGTATCGACATGCTGGGAATGGCGCGTTTCGCAATGGAATTCTGCGCCGTCGAAAGCTGTGGTAAGTGTACGCCGTGCCGCATTGGTGCAGTGCGCGGCGTCGAAACAATTGACCGCATTGGCAAGGGCGACACGGCGGCGATCGAGCTGTTGGAAGACCTATGTGAGACCATGAAAGACGGCTCACTTTGCGCGCTTGGGGGCTTCACGCCATTTCCCGTCCTCAGTGCATTGCACAATTTCCCAGACGACTTTGCGGCCAAAAAGGAAGCAGCCGAATGA
- a CDS encoding ATP-grasp domain-containing protein → MERSAKSVIEAFRGTTVNILAQEFIKEFAGTDIRAIVVGGKIVAVMKRTGGEGEFRSNPHRGGSAQLITISPEERSTAIRAAKSIRSSRWGLRFAVLICCAPTTVASS, encoded by the coding sequence ATTGAACGATCCGCAAAGTCGGTAATTGAGGCGTTCCGCGGCACAACCGTAAACATTCTGGCGCAAGAATTCATTAAGGAATTCGCTGGGACCGACATCCGCGCGATTGTCGTTGGTGGCAAGATCGTCGCGGTTATGAAACGCACAGGCGGGGAAGGTGAATTCCGCTCAAACCCGCATCGTGGTGGTTCTGCGCAATTGATCACGATATCACCAGAAGAACGATCAACTGCGATACGTGCGGCCAAGTCGATAAGGTCAAGTCGATGGGGCTTGCGGTTTGCGGTGTTGATATGTTGCGCGCCAACCACAGTGGCGTCGTCATGA
- a CDS encoding aldehyde dehydrogenase family protein, whose product MDGAVMPSHLEEYDVALDALNAAKGTWAQTSIADRIALLRQVKDNVMDVAADWAETAARKKQIPDGSPVSGEEWLSGPYALMSACNGLMLTLSQMEGNAFLKHLPVRALTTGQIAVKVMPHAIWDHLLLSGVTAEVWMQKSVNAANLPDHTALAYDIPPAQRKGKVALILGAGNIASIAPLDVFQKLFLENQVVILKMNPVNDYLAEYLQVALKPLIDLDALRIVKGDGAAGAYLTTHAIIEELHITGAGSTHDAIVWGTGPMGEKNRTANTPKNDRRFTSELGAVCPTIVVPGPWSTADLKFQAEHIATHKLHNSGFNCVACQVLIMPKGWDKAETLLNNVDAEAQKSTRGAYYPGATDRLNAFKDKARNPKSVARGPAPSMVINKTSDNDWFTKNEVFAPAMSTCEIDAPDAETYLRSAIAYANDTLHGTLGANILIHPNTIREIGKEKFEGIIADLQYGTIAINAWTGLAFLLPACPWGAFPGHTPQDVQSGIGTVHNTFMLEDTERVVIQAPWRPFPRGLLSGQFTLLPRPPWFITNKKQDKVGRLLTEFQYKPSWFKIPRIFLNALLG is encoded by the coding sequence ATGGACGGAGCAGTGATGCCTTCCCACCTTGAAGAATACGACGTCGCACTGGACGCGCTTAATGCTGCCAAAGGCACGTGGGCCCAGACCAGCATTGCGGATCGCATCGCGCTTTTGCGGCAGGTCAAAGACAACGTGATGGACGTCGCCGCAGACTGGGCCGAAACTGCGGCTCGCAAAAAGCAGATCCCCGACGGGTCGCCAGTGTCAGGCGAAGAATGGTTATCAGGCCCCTACGCGTTGATGTCTGCGTGCAACGGATTGATGCTGACGCTAAGCCAAATGGAGGGCAACGCGTTTTTGAAACACCTGCCGGTCCGCGCGCTGACCACTGGTCAGATTGCCGTGAAGGTGATGCCGCATGCGATTTGGGATCATCTGTTGCTGTCGGGTGTGACAGCAGAAGTCTGGATGCAAAAGAGTGTGAACGCGGCGAACCTGCCTGATCACACGGCCCTTGCCTATGATATCCCACCAGCGCAACGCAAAGGTAAGGTCGCGCTGATCTTGGGTGCGGGCAACATAGCCTCCATCGCGCCGCTGGATGTGTTTCAAAAGCTGTTTTTGGAAAATCAGGTGGTGATCCTGAAGATGAATCCGGTGAACGACTATCTGGCGGAATATCTACAGGTCGCACTCAAGCCACTTATTGATCTGGATGCCCTGCGCATTGTCAAAGGTGATGGTGCTGCGGGGGCGTATCTGACGACCCATGCGATCATCGAAGAGTTGCATATCACTGGTGCCGGTTCGACCCATGACGCGATTGTCTGGGGCACTGGCCCGATGGGTGAAAAGAACCGCACGGCGAACACGCCAAAGAACGATCGAAGATTTACGTCCGAGCTGGGCGCCGTTTGCCCGACCATCGTTGTGCCCGGTCCGTGGTCAACCGCCGATCTGAAATTTCAGGCCGAACACATCGCCACCCATAAGCTGCACAATTCCGGTTTTAACTGCGTCGCTTGCCAAGTGCTGATCATGCCCAAAGGCTGGGACAAGGCCGAAACGCTGCTCAACAACGTCGACGCAGAGGCACAGAAATCCACCCGTGGGGCGTATTATCCCGGCGCGACCGATCGGCTCAATGCGTTTAAAGACAAAGCCAGAAATCCGAAATCCGTCGCACGCGGGCCAGCCCCGTCAATGGTCATCAATAAGACCAGCGACAATGACTGGTTTACCAAAAACGAGGTCTTCGCCCCCGCGATGTCCACGTGCGAAATTGATGCACCTGACGCGGAAACCTATCTGCGCAGCGCCATTGCTTATGCCAATGATACGCTGCACGGAACGCTCGGCGCGAATATCCTGATCCACCCCAATACCATCCGTGAGATCGGCAAAGAAAAATTTGAAGGCATCATTGCCGACCTGCAATATGGAACGATTGCGATCAATGCGTGGACAGGTCTGGCGTTTTTGTTACCGGCCTGCCCGTGGGGCGCGTTCCCCGGGCATACGCCGCAGGATGTGCAATCAGGCATCGGCACCGTGCACAATACGTTCATGCTGGAAGACACGGAACGCGTTGTGATCCAAGCACCATGGCGGCCCTTTCCGCGCGGGCTGTTGTCGGGTCAGTTCACGCTGTTGCCGCGTCCGCCATGGTTCATCACCAACAAAAAGCAGGACAAGGTTGGCCGCCTACTGACTGAATTCCAGTACAAACCCAGCTGGTTCAAAATCCCCCGCATCTTCCTGAATGCCTTGTTAGGATAG
- a CDS encoding succinylglutamate desuccinylase/aspartoacylase family protein: MTTRQPFTIGDVTIQAGTSQTVHLPVSVLSDHTPVTMSAHVMHGKNDGPIIFVSAGVHGDEIIGVEIVRRLMRAPNLRTLRGTLIVVPIVNTFGFINRSRYLPDRRDLNRSFPGSTAGSLACRLAHIFLTEVVARCDLGIDLHSAAIHRTNLPQIRISADNARTAKLAGVFGAPVILQSNLRDGSLRAAADALGKDVLLFEAGEALRFDEMSIRAGVAGVLRVMHHIGMISSKGIAKTKMLSQLCESSSWVRAPAGGLLRIFRAEGDVVAKGDLLAAVADPFGGEEIEILAPFGGIIVGRALMPIINEGDALFHLARVRSLTQAEDMMDEMSGQLMSDPLIDEDQII, translated from the coding sequence ATGACAACCCGCCAGCCATTCACAATTGGTGACGTCACGATCCAAGCTGGGACCAGCCAAACTGTCCATCTTCCGGTCAGCGTTCTGTCGGACCACACCCCGGTTACCATGTCGGCCCATGTCATGCATGGCAAGAATGACGGGCCAATTATATTTGTCAGCGCGGGCGTTCACGGCGACGAAATTATTGGCGTTGAAATTGTGCGCCGCTTGATGCGCGCGCCCAACCTGCGGACGCTACGTGGTACGTTGATTGTGGTCCCAATTGTGAACACCTTCGGGTTCATCAATCGGTCACGCTATCTTCCGGACCGGCGTGATTTGAACCGATCCTTCCCCGGAAGCACGGCGGGATCGCTCGCCTGTCGATTAGCGCATATCTTTCTGACCGAAGTTGTGGCGCGCTGCGATCTTGGCATTGATCTGCATTCGGCCGCCATCCATCGCACGAACCTGCCCCAAATCCGGATATCAGCCGACAACGCGCGAACGGCAAAACTGGCTGGCGTTTTCGGTGCGCCAGTCATTCTGCAATCAAACCTGCGCGACGGATCACTGCGCGCCGCTGCCGACGCCCTTGGCAAAGATGTGCTGCTGTTTGAGGCTGGCGAAGCCTTGCGGTTCGATGAAATGTCCATTCGCGCCGGCGTCGCTGGCGTGTTGCGGGTGATGCACCACATCGGCATGATTTCGTCCAAAGGCATTGCGAAAACCAAGATGCTATCACAGCTTTGCGAGTCTTCAAGCTGGGTGCGTGCACCGGCTGGTGGTCTGCTGCGTATCTTTCGTGCCGAGGGCGATGTAGTTGCCAAAGGAGATCTTTTGGCAGCTGTCGCCGACCCGTTTGGCGGCGAGGAGATTGAGATACTAGCGCCTTTTGGTGGGATAATCGTCGGACGTGCGTTGATGCCAATCATCAATGAAGGCGACGCGTTGTTCCATCTTGCGCGGGTGAGATCGCTCACCCAAGCTGAAGACATGATGGATGAGATGAGCGGGCAATTGATGTCCGATCCGCTGATTGACGAGGATCAGATTATTTAA